One window of Chryseobacterium indologenes genomic DNA carries:
- the der gene encoding ribosome biogenesis GTPase Der: MSNIVAIVGRPNVGKSTLFNRLLERREAIVDSTAGVTRDRHYGKSDWNGVDFTVIDTGGYDVGTDDIFEEEIRKQVQLAVEEATSIIFMMNVEEGLTDTDYEIYSLLRRSNKPIYIVINKVDSAKEELPATEFYQLGIDKYYTISSATGSGTGEILDDIVKDFPTTEYKDPFEGLPKITIAGRPNVGKSTMTNALLDVERNIVTDIAGTTRDSIQTLYNKFGHEFVLVDTAGMRRKSKVNEDLEFYSVMRSIRSIEYSDVVIIMVDATQGWESQDMNIFGLAQKNRKGIVILVNKWDLIEDKQTNTMRDFEKSIKDKIGQFQDIPILFVSALTKQRILKAVEVAMQVYEDRKKKIKTSKLNEVMLPIFENTPPPALKGKYIKIKYCVQLPTPSPQFVFFCNLPQYVKEPYKRFTENQLRKEFGFTGVPIEVYFRQK, encoded by the coding sequence ATGTCAAATATTGTCGCAATCGTTGGACGTCCCAACGTAGGAAAATCCACGCTTTTTAATCGTTTGTTAGAAAGAAGAGAAGCTATTGTAGATTCTACAGCCGGTGTTACCAGAGACCGTCACTACGGAAAATCAGACTGGAACGGGGTAGACTTTACTGTAATTGATACCGGAGGTTATGATGTAGGTACAGATGATATCTTTGAAGAAGAAATCCGTAAGCAGGTACAATTAGCCGTAGAAGAAGCTACTTCTATTATCTTTATGATGAACGTGGAAGAAGGACTTACTGATACAGACTACGAAATTTACAGTTTACTAAGAAGATCCAATAAACCGATTTATATCGTTATCAATAAAGTAGATTCTGCCAAAGAAGAACTTCCGGCAACAGAATTTTACCAGTTAGGAATTGATAAATATTACACTATTTCTTCTGCTACCGGTTCAGGGACAGGGGAAATCTTAGATGATATCGTTAAAGACTTTCCAACAACAGAATATAAAGACCCTTTCGAAGGATTACCTAAAATTACTATTGCAGGCCGTCCAAACGTAGGGAAATCTACAATGACAAACGCTTTATTGGATGTTGAAAGAAATATCGTAACGGATATTGCAGGAACTACCAGAGACAGTATCCAGACTCTGTATAACAAATTCGGGCATGAGTTTGTTTTGGTAGATACAGCAGGAATGAGAAGAAAGTCCAAGGTAAACGAAGACCTTGAATTCTATTCTGTAATGAGATCTATCCGTTCTATTGAGTATTCTGACGTAGTTATCATTATGGTAGATGCTACACAGGGATGGGAATCTCAGGATATGAACATCTTCGGACTGGCTCAGAAAAACAGAAAAGGAATTGTAATCCTTGTGAATAAATGGGATTTGATCGAAGACAAGCAAACCAATACAATGCGTGATTTCGAAAAATCAATCAAAGATAAAATCGGTCAGTTCCAGGATATTCCAATTTTATTTGTTTCAGCTTTAACGAAGCAGAGAATCCTAAAAGCTGTAGAAGTGGCAATGCAGGTTTATGAAGACCGTAAGAAGAAAATTAAAACTTCAAAACTGAATGAAGTAATGCTTCCGATCTTCGAAAATACTCCGCCACCGGCATTGAAAGGAAAATATATCAAGATCAAATATTGTGTGCAGCTTCCAACGCCGTCACCACAGTTTGTATTCTTCTGTAACCTTCCACAGTATGTGAAAGAACCTTATAAAAGATTTACTGAAAATCAGCTGAGAAAAGAATTCGGGTTTACCGGAGTTCCGATTGAAGTGTATTTCAGACAAAAATAA
- a CDS encoding DUF4290 domain-containing protein produces MEYNTQKTQLHMPEYGRIIQQLVERCKELPTKEERNEMAMAIIDFMGQRNPQLRDEENYKHKLWDHLFILANHDLDVDSPYPFPTPEQLAEKPKRMEYPKLQGDFKFYGKSILQLIEKAIELETGDEKEALIEVIANNMKKSYNVYNKEHVTDDVIFRHLKELSENRLDLTGIDSLEKSKIYYTSNNNNRNNNNNNRNNNSNKNNNSNQPNKRRHNNNHKNRK; encoded by the coding sequence ATGGAATACAATACCCAAAAAACTCAGCTTCATATGCCGGAATACGGCAGAATTATACAACAGTTGGTTGAGCGCTGCAAAGAACTTCCTACCAAAGAGGAAAGGAATGAAATGGCTATGGCAATCATCGATTTTATGGGTCAGAGAAACCCACAACTTCGCGACGAGGAAAATTATAAACATAAACTTTGGGACCATCTTTTTATTCTTGCTAATCATGATCTGGATGTAGATTCTCCATATCCGTTCCCTACTCCGGAACAATTGGCAGAAAAGCCTAAAAGAATGGAATATCCAAAACTTCAGGGTGACTTTAAGTTTTACGGAAAAAGTATTCTTCAATTGATAGAAAAAGCAATTGAACTGGAAACGGGTGATGAAAAAGAAGCCCTTATCGAGGTAATTGCCAACAATATGAAGAAATCTTATAATGTCTATAATAAAGAACATGTGACGGATGATGTTATTTTCCGCCATCTGAAAGAACTGTCTGAAAACAGGCTGGACCTTACCGGAATAGATTCTCTTGAAAAAAGTAAAATCTATTACACCAGCAATAACAACAACAGGAATAATAACAATAACAACAGGAATAACAACAGTAATAAAAACAACAACAGCAACCAGCCTAACAAAAGAAGGCATAATAACAATCATAAAAACAGAAAATAA
- the upp gene encoding uracil phosphoribosyltransferase: MLTILSQHFSLVNEWINELRNVNIQHDRMRFRRNMERIGEIAAFEISKGLEHREVEIQTPLDTIKSREIAVQPVITTILRAGVPLFEGILNYLDRADCGFVAAYRKHDANDYFSIKQDYLTCPSIEGRPLIVADPMLATGASLIEAIKDLLTNGNPTQLHIVAAIASRQGVETIQNAYPEAHIWVGAIDEELTSKGYITPGLGDAGDLSYGEKLQR, translated from the coding sequence ATGCTTACTATTTTATCGCAACACTTTTCTCTTGTCAATGAATGGATTAACGAACTTAGGAACGTTAACATCCAGCATGACCGAATGAGATTCAGAAGAAATATGGAAAGAATCGGAGAGATTGCCGCTTTTGAAATCAGTAAAGGTCTGGAGCACAGAGAGGTTGAAATTCAAACTCCTTTAGATACAATTAAAAGCAGGGAAATTGCTGTACAGCCGGTTATTACAACTATTTTAAGAGCAGGAGTTCCATTGTTTGAAGGAATTCTGAACTATCTTGACAGAGCTGACTGTGGTTTTGTGGCAGCCTACAGAAAACACGATGCCAATGATTACTTCTCCATCAAACAGGATTATCTGACTTGCCCAAGCATTGAAGGCAGACCTTTGATCGTAGCAGATCCCATGTTGGCAACAGGAGCTTCTTTAATTGAAGCGATCAAAGATTTATTAACCAATGGAAATCCAACCCAGCTTCATATTGTAGCGGCAATTGCTTCAAGACAAGGCGTGGAAACAATTCAGAATGCTTATCCTGAAGCTCATATCTGGGTAGGAGCCATCGATGAAGAATTAACATCAAAAGGATATATTACTCCCGGTTTAGGAGATGCCGGAGATCTTAGCTACGGAGAAAAACTTCAAAGATAA
- a CDS encoding heme-binding domain-containing protein: MKKIIVVVLVAFIIIQFFPIDKTNPPPTPGMDFLKIKNTPEKIANTIKTSCYDCHSNETTYPWYTNISPASWWVKNHINEGRKHLNFSTFAVYEPKRQLRKLEECIEMVEKKEMPLESYYLGHQNAKLSDEQRAELIQYFKKAKEDTERRIMFNK, from the coding sequence ATGAAAAAAATAATCGTTGTTGTGCTTGTTGCTTTTATTATCATTCAGTTTTTTCCGATTGATAAAACAAATCCACCTCCTACTCCAGGCATGGATTTTCTGAAGATTAAAAACACTCCGGAGAAAATTGCCAATACCATCAAAACGTCATGTTACGACTGTCATTCCAATGAAACAACATATCCATGGTATACCAATATTTCCCCGGCCTCATGGTGGGTAAAAAATCATATTAACGAAGGCAGGAAACATCTTAATTTTTCTACCTTTGCAGTATATGAGCCTAAAAGACAGCTTCGTAAACTGGAGGAATGTATAGAAATGGTTGAGAAAAAAGAGATGCCGCTTGAATCTTATTATTTGGGACATCAGAATGCCAAACTATCGGATGAACAGCGTGCAGAACTTATTCAATATTTCAAAAAGGCTAAAGAAGATACAGAAAGAAGAATCATGTTCAATAAATAA
- the katG gene encoding catalase/peroxidase HPI, producing the protein MEKDLNDISKCPFHNGTMKKSVAGGGTQNSDWWPDQLRVDLLRQHSSLSDPMDKDFDYAKAFESLDLEAVKKDLHALMTDSQDWWPADFGHYGPLFIRMAWHSAGTYRVGDGRGGAGAGQQRFAPLNSWPDNVSLDKARRLLWPIKQKYGRNISWADLLILTGNIALESMGFKTFGFAGGRADVWEPDSDVYWGSEKTWLGGDLRYAHGSEGVVEGQSAVLPTDDDADGDIHSRNLENPLAAVQMGLIYVNPEGPDGNPDPIAAAKDIRDTFGRMAMNDEETVALIAGGHTFGKTHGAGPADHVGKEPEGAGIEQQGLGWASSYKSGTGRDAISSGLEVTWTETPTQWSNYFFKNLFENEWELTKSPAGAHQWVAKDGADIIPDAFDADKKHKPTMLTTDLSLRLDPVYEKISRHFYENPDAFADAFSRAWFKLTHRDMGPRARYLGPDVPQEELIWQDPIPEVNHELVDENDVEVLKSKVLNSGLTNSELISTAWASASTFRGSDKRGGANGARIRLEPQRNWEVNNPSQLNKVLGVLEGIQKEFNDSQNGGKKISLADLIVLAGNAAVEVAARNAGQDVKVPFAPGRMDASQEQTDVESMGYLEPVADGFRNYLKRRFTVSTESLLIDKAQLLTLTAPELTVLIGGMRALDTNFDGSKHGVFTSRPGVLTNDFFVNLLDMGTQWKAMSDDKQLYIGSDRSSGQPKWTATRADLVFGSNSELRAVAEVYGSADAQGKFVKDFVAAWTKVMNLDRFDLV; encoded by the coding sequence ATGGAAAAAGATTTGAATGACATCAGTAAATGCCCGTTTCATAACGGAACAATGAAGAAGAGCGTAGCAGGTGGCGGAACCCAGAATTCTGATTGGTGGCCGGATCAGCTTAGAGTAGATCTTCTGCGCCAGCACTCTTCCCTTTCAGATCCTATGGACAAGGATTTTGATTATGCCAAAGCATTTGAAAGCCTGGATCTTGAGGCCGTAAAAAAAGATCTTCATGCATTGATGACAGATTCCCAGGATTGGTGGCCGGCAGATTTTGGTCATTATGGTCCACTGTTTATCCGTATGGCATGGCACAGCGCCGGAACTTATAGAGTAGGAGATGGTAGAGGTGGAGCAGGAGCTGGACAACAGCGTTTTGCACCATTAAACAGCTGGCCGGATAACGTAAGCCTTGATAAAGCAAGAAGATTACTATGGCCGATCAAGCAGAAATATGGTAGAAATATTTCATGGGCAGACCTTTTGATTCTTACCGGAAACATTGCTCTTGAATCCATGGGCTTCAAAACATTTGGATTTGCCGGAGGACGTGCAGACGTTTGGGAACCGGATTCCGATGTATATTGGGGATCAGAAAAAACATGGCTGGGAGGTGACTTACGTTATGCTCATGGTTCAGAAGGAGTAGTAGAAGGGCAATCAGCAGTTCTTCCTACTGATGATGATGCAGACGGAGATATTCATTCAAGAAATCTTGAAAATCCATTGGCAGCTGTACAGATGGGACTTATTTATGTAAACCCAGAAGGCCCGGATGGAAATCCAGATCCTATTGCTGCCGCTAAAGATATCCGTGATACTTTCGGCCGTATGGCAATGAATGATGAAGAAACGGTTGCTTTGATTGCCGGAGGACACACTTTCGGTAAAACACACGGAGCAGGTCCTGCAGATCATGTAGGAAAAGAACCTGAAGGAGCAGGAATTGAACAACAGGGATTAGGATGGGCAAGCAGCTATAAATCCGGAACTGGTAGAGATGCTATTTCCAGTGGTCTGGAAGTGACCTGGACAGAAACTCCAACTCAATGGAGCAATTACTTCTTTAAAAATCTTTTTGAAAATGAATGGGAATTGACAAAAAGCCCTGCCGGAGCTCACCAATGGGTAGCAAAGGATGGAGCAGATATTATTCCTGATGCATTTGATGCTGACAAAAAGCATAAACCAACAATGCTTACAACAGACCTTTCATTGAGACTGGATCCTGTGTATGAAAAAATTTCAAGACACTTTTACGAAAACCCTGATGCTTTTGCCGATGCTTTTTCAAGAGCTTGGTTTAAATTAACACATAGAGATATGGGCCCACGTGCCCGTTATCTGGGACCGGATGTTCCACAGGAAGAATTAATTTGGCAGGATCCTATTCCAGAAGTGAATCACGAATTGGTTGACGAAAATGATGTGGAAGTATTGAAATCAAAAGTTTTAAATTCAGGATTAACTAATTCAGAGCTTATATCTACAGCCTGGGCGTCTGCGTCTACTTTCAGAGGAAGTGATAAGCGTGGTGGTGCCAATGGAGCAAGAATAAGACTGGAACCTCAGAGAAACTGGGAAGTAAATAATCCTTCACAGCTGAATAAAGTATTAGGAGTATTGGAAGGAATCCAGAAAGAATTTAATGATTCTCAAAATGGAGGTAAGAAAATCTCTTTAGCTGATCTGATTGTTTTAGCAGGTAACGCAGCGGTAGAAGTTGCAGCAAGAAATGCCGGACAGGATGTGAAAGTTCCTTTTGCTCCGGGAAGAATGGACGCTTCTCAGGAACAGACCGATGTAGAATCTATGGGATATCTTGAGCCTGTTGCCGATGGATTCCGTAATTACCTGAAAAGAAGATTTACGGTATCTACAGAATCTTTATTAATTGATAAAGCTCAGTTATTAACGCTTACAGCTCCTGAATTGACAGTTTTGATAGGCGGAATGCGTGCTTTGGATACCAACTTTGACGGTTCAAAACATGGTGTATTTACCAGCCGTCCGGGAGTTCTTACCAATGATTTCTTCGTGAATCTTTTAGATATGGGAACACAATGGAAAGCAATGTCAGACGATAAGCAGCTTTATATAGGAAGTGATCGTTCAAGCGGTCAGCCAAAATGGACCGCTACCCGTGCCGATCTTGTTTTCGGTTCCAATTCTGAATTGAGAGCAGTCGCTGAGGTATACGGAAGTGCTGATGCACAAGGTAAGTTTGTAAAAGACTTTGTGGCAGCATGGACGAAAGTGATGAACCTGGATAGGTTTGATCTGGTTTAA
- a CDS encoding ComF family protein, translating to MILDILFPNRCIHCNRIIDPELLVCDLCFSQIYFTHYSYFENNPIKEKCSLFFPVENTFALLQFEEESLSRQIIHELKYKSREKAGKIIANWTTERLDFKNEKPDLLVSVPLHPKKLKERGYNQLHLFTETLSAFYDIPFDHQLIKRNHYSKAQALKDKKHRLEAVNTFSITQPVSGKHILLIDDVFTTGNTVSSVAWEILNAGNNKVSVLVMAMDV from the coding sequence ATGATATTAGATATATTATTTCCCAACCGTTGCATCCACTGCAACAGAATCATTGATCCTGAACTTTTGGTATGTGATCTTTGTTTCAGCCAGATTTATTTTACCCACTATTCTTATTTTGAAAATAATCCGATCAAGGAAAAATGCAGTTTGTTTTTCCCTGTTGAAAACACCTTTGCTTTACTGCAATTCGAAGAAGAAAGCTTAAGCCGACAGATCATCCATGAATTAAAATACAAAAGCAGGGAAAAAGCAGGAAAGATCATTGCCAACTGGACAACAGAACGTCTGGACTTCAAAAATGAAAAGCCTGATCTTTTGGTAAGTGTACCACTTCATCCAAAGAAGCTCAAGGAGCGCGGATATAACCAGCTTCATTTATTCACAGAAACTTTATCGGCATTTTACGACATCCCTTTTGACCATCAATTAATCAAAAGAAATCATTATTCAAAAGCACAGGCTTTAAAAGATAAGAAACACAGATTGGAAGCTGTCAATACATTCTCTATTACACAACCGGTTTCAGGAAAGCACATTCTTCTGATTGATGACGTTTTTACCACAGGAAATACCGTTTCATCGGTAGCATGGGAGATTTTAAATGCCGGAAATAATAAAGTGAGTGTACTGGTAATGGCAATGGATGTTTGA
- a CDS encoding helix-turn-helix domain-containing protein: protein MNSESDFIKTVFGLKLKQQRQKKNWSLQDLAVKTGLSKSYLNEIENGKKYPKHDKIIQLSEALNCTFDDLVSTKLDKSLAPFNEILQSDFFKEVPLELFGINKNNLISIISDAPKKVTAFINALIEISQNYNLGKERFYFAVLRSFQELYDNYFPEIEEKVILFTQENQIKPGKNLKSEVLEKILTEKFSYTIQSEDFEKYGTLDNLRSLFIPEKKLLLLNQKLEKDQKTFILAKEIGFNVLELKIRPNTYSWLDFGSFEEILNNFYASYFAGALLISKEPVIEKTSEFFQNNTWESKNFENLINSFTRSPETFYYRLTNILSAEMGIKDLFYLCLVKKKNSDKIQILKELHLNHQQAPHANATNEHYCRRWIAVKNLDHLKENETLTDAQISHYKDQGISYLVISTSQKNPFSDGSNRSYCLGILLNSQTIKKISFIKSPSLKTINVGVTCESCSIADCEVRQAPPVRLEKEHFNLSMKNAVEKIRKRFED from the coding sequence ATGAATTCAGAAAGCGACTTTATCAAAACAGTTTTCGGGCTAAAACTGAAACAGCAGAGACAAAAGAAAAACTGGTCTCTACAGGATCTTGCTGTAAAGACAGGATTATCAAAATCTTACCTTAATGAAATTGAAAACGGAAAAAAATATCCAAAACACGATAAAATCATCCAGCTTTCTGAAGCACTGAATTGTACTTTTGATGATCTGGTTTCTACCAAACTCGATAAGAGCCTGGCTCCTTTCAATGAAATTCTGCAATCAGATTTTTTCAAAGAAGTACCATTGGAGCTGTTCGGGATCAACAAAAACAATCTTATCAGCATTATCAGTGATGCTCCCAAAAAGGTGACAGCTTTCATCAACGCACTGATCGAAATTTCTCAGAATTATAATCTTGGTAAGGAAAGATTTTATTTTGCAGTACTAAGATCATTTCAGGAACTTTATGACAATTATTTTCCGGAAATTGAAGAAAAAGTAATTCTGTTTACTCAGGAAAATCAGATAAAACCCGGAAAAAATTTAAAATCTGAAGTTCTTGAAAAAATTCTTACAGAAAAGTTTAGCTATACGATTCAATCTGAAGATTTTGAAAAATATGGAACTCTGGATAACCTTCGTTCGCTTTTTATTCCGGAGAAAAAACTATTGCTACTGAACCAAAAACTGGAAAAGGATCAGAAAACATTTATCCTTGCCAAAGAAATCGGATTCAATGTTCTGGAACTAAAGATACGTCCGAATACATATTCATGGCTTGACTTTGGAAGTTTTGAGGAAATTCTGAACAATTTTTATGCATCTTATTTTGCAGGTGCTTTATTAATTTCAAAAGAGCCGGTCATTGAGAAAACATCGGAATTTTTCCAAAATAATACTTGGGAATCAAAAAATTTCGAGAATCTTATCAACAGTTTTACCCGTTCTCCTGAAACGTTCTACTACCGACTGACCAATATTCTCTCGGCAGAAATGGGAATTAAAGATTTATTTTATCTATGTCTGGTAAAAAAGAAAAATTCGGATAAGATTCAGATTTTAAAAGAACTCCACCTGAACCATCAGCAGGCTCCTCACGCTAATGCAACCAACGAACATTACTGCAGAAGATGGATTGCCGTGAAAAATCTTGATCATTTAAAAGAAAATGAAACTCTTACGGATGCTCAAATTTCCCATTATAAAGATCAGGGAATAAGTTATCTGGTCATTTCCACTTCACAAAAGAATCCTTTTTCGGATGGAAGCAACAGAAGTTACTGTCTGGGTATTTTATTGAATTCTCAAACGATCAAAAAAATAAGTTTTATAAAATCTCCTTCTCTGAAAACGATTAATGTTGGAGTTACCTGTGAATCCTGCAGTATTGCAGATTGTGAAGTGAGACAAGCGCCGCCGGTAAGACTGGAAAAAGAGCATTTTAATCTAAGTATGAAAAACGCTGTGGAGAAGATAAGGAAGAGGTTCGAGGATTAA
- a CDS encoding alpha-amylase produces the protein MKKTYFFLSLLTLALVSSCHNRDELINETSRQEEVHNKTVNVTHHDGRPFSTGKDSGSTNGKFVAGPGGGVLMQGFYWDVPEGGNWWNTVKDKLTAWSDAGIGAVWLPPASKAQNGAYSMGYDPTDYYDFGNFNQNGSVETRFGSRTELEALITKAHAESMQVYADIVINHNSGGQSEANPFTGTNTWTDFSGVASGKFQRNYNDFYKNAYGNNDEGAFGGFPDLSHANPHVQDWLWGRDDSVAKYYKNVMKFDGWRFDYVKGFGPWVVNTWNSKVGGFSVGELWDSNVNTLEWWANNANSSVFDFAAYYKMDEAFDNGNLNVLNDDMMWKRNPYKAVTFVANHDTDIIYNKMPAYAYILTHEGYPTIFYRDYEEWLNKERLNNLIWIHNNKATGTTSILYTDNDEYIARRNGYNGNPGLVVYINTSSSWQERWVETNWSSQQIKDFTGNSTWYPTTQGDKWVKIQCPPNSYSVWSLNL, from the coding sequence ATGAAAAAAACATATTTTTTCCTTTCCCTATTGACTTTAGCACTAGTTAGCTCTTGTCATAACAGGGATGAATTGATTAATGAAACTTCCAGACAGGAAGAAGTTCATAACAAAACGGTGAATGTTACTCATCATGACGGCCGTCCTTTCAGTACCGGAAAGGATTCCGGATCTACAAACGGTAAATTTGTTGCGGGTCCCGGTGGAGGAGTTCTGATGCAGGGTTTTTACTGGGATGTTCCTGAAGGAGGCAACTGGTGGAATACCGTTAAAGATAAATTAACTGCATGGTCCGATGCCGGAATTGGTGCCGTATGGCTTCCTCCTGCTTCAAAAGCACAGAATGGAGCTTACTCTATGGGATATGATCCTACGGATTATTATGATTTTGGAAATTTTAATCAGAATGGTAGTGTGGAAACCCGTTTCGGATCCAGAACAGAGCTTGAAGCATTGATTACAAAAGCGCATGCAGAAAGTATGCAGGTATACGCAGATATTGTGATTAATCATAACAGTGGTGGACAATCTGAAGCGAATCCTTTCACCGGAACCAATACCTGGACTGATTTTTCAGGCGTTGCTTCGGGGAAATTTCAGAGAAACTACAATGATTTTTATAAAAATGCCTACGGAAACAATGACGAAGGCGCTTTTGGCGGATTTCCCGATCTTTCTCATGCGAACCCTCACGTGCAGGATTGGCTTTGGGGAAGAGATGATTCTGTCGCAAAATATTATAAGAATGTAATGAAGTTTGATGGATGGAGATTCGATTACGTTAAAGGTTTTGGACCTTGGGTGGTCAATACCTGGAATTCAAAAGTAGGTGGATTTTCTGTCGGCGAATTGTGGGATTCTAACGTAAATACACTGGAATGGTGGGCCAATAATGCCAACAGTTCAGTATTTGATTTTGCGGCTTATTATAAAATGGACGAAGCTTTTGACAACGGAAATTTAAACGTTCTGAATGATGATATGATGTGGAAAAGAAATCCATACAAGGCAGTCACTTTTGTAGCCAATCATGACACAGATATCATTTACAATAAAATGCCAGCCTATGCTTATATCTTAACCCATGAAGGATATCCAACCATTTTTTATAGAGATTATGAAGAATGGCTGAACAAAGAAAGACTGAATAATCTGATCTGGATTCACAATAATAAAGCTACCGGAACAACTTCTATTCTCTACACCGATAATGATGAATATATTGCAAGAAGAAACGGCTATAATGGAAATCCCGGGTTGGTTGTTTATATCAATACATCATCAAGCTGGCAGGAAAGATGGGTAGAAACCAACTGGAGCAGTCAGCAGATCAAAGATTTTACCGGAAATTCAACGTGGTACCCGACTACCCAAGGTGATAAATGGGTGAAAATCCAGTGTCCGCCGAATTCTTATTCTGTATGGTCGCTTAATTTATAA
- a CDS encoding thiol-disulfide oxidoreductase DCC family protein, with protein sequence MENWENKHIVFFDGDCGVCNFWVQWILERDKKDKFMFASLQSEFGQQFLSERGLETNVFNTMYLWKPGRYYLIKSRAVLEIANLLGGVYKLSFIGKILPAFLSDKVYNVISRNRMKLANQKCYLPDQHQKKKFIQV encoded by the coding sequence GTGGAAAACTGGGAAAATAAACATATCGTATTTTTTGATGGAGATTGCGGAGTCTGCAATTTCTGGGTGCAGTGGATTTTGGAGCGGGATAAGAAAGACAAATTCATGTTTGCTTCCCTTCAGTCTGAATTCGGGCAGCAATTTTTATCTGAAAGAGGTCTGGAAACCAATGTCTTTAATACCATGTATCTATGGAAACCCGGACGATATTATCTGATCAAATCACGGGCAGTACTGGAAATCGCCAACTTACTGGGAGGAGTGTATAAACTTTCTTTTATTGGTAAAATTCTGCCTGCATTTTTAAGTGACAAAGTATATAATGTCATTTCTAGAAACAGGATGAAACTGGCCAATCAGAAGTGTTATTTACCGGATCAGCACCAGAAGAAAAAGTTTATTCAGGTGTAA
- a CDS encoding alpha/beta fold hydrolase, which yields MPHLLLLHGALGHSNIFTPYRSALSQYFTVHTPLFSGHGDKELPAEGISIEKYTQELSEYCEVNNLTDVSIFGHSMGGYAALCYAMKNSENVNSIITLGTKFDWSEEQALKESKMLNPDVILEKIPQYAQLLESQHGSKWKQLLPAIADLMIDLGKNPPLENNLATINIPIQIMVGDKDNMVTLEESSRVYRSLPNAKLAVLPDTKHPLDKVRPSLLLNLIKDFWNLS from the coding sequence ATGCCACATCTGCTTTTATTACACGGAGCTTTAGGTCACAGCAACATTTTTACGCCTTATCGGAGTGCTTTATCTCAGTATTTCACGGTACACACTCCTTTATTTTCGGGACATGGGGATAAGGAACTTCCGGCTGAAGGGATTAGTATTGAAAAGTACACTCAGGAACTATCAGAATATTGTGAAGTGAATAATCTGACAGATGTATCTATTTTCGGGCACAGTATGGGGGGTTATGCAGCGCTTTGCTACGCAATGAAAAATTCTGAAAATGTAAATTCTATTATCACGCTGGGAACAAAGTTTGACTGGAGCGAAGAGCAGGCTTTAAAGGAAAGTAAAATGCTTAACCCTGATGTCATTCTTGAGAAAATTCCGCAGTATGCCCAACTTTTAGAATCACAGCACGGATCAAAATGGAAGCAACTTCTTCCAGCTATCGCAGATTTGATGATTGATCTAGGTAAAAATCCTCCTTTGGAAAATAATCTTGCAACGATTAATATTCCCATTCAAATCATGGTGGGAGATAAAGATAATATGGTAACTCTCGAAGAAAGTTCCAGAGTTTACAGAAGCCTTCCGAATGCAAAATTGGCCGTACTTCCGGATACAAAACATCCACTGGATAAAGTACGACCAAGTCTATTATTGAACTTAATAAAAGATTTCTGGAATCTTTCTTAA